GCTACGACGAGGCACTGGCCGGCTGCGAGGCCCATGCCGCCATCTCCGGCGCCCTCAAGGTGCATGCCTTCGAACAGCGGGAAACGCTGCTGGGGCAAGGCAGCGTCGCCCTCGAACTGGAGGAGCAGGCCCCGGACATCGATACACTGCTGGTGGCGACCGGCGGCGGCGGACTGATCGGCGGCATCGCCGCCTGGGTCGAGGACCGCGTCCGCATCGTCTCGGTGGAGCCGGAACTTGCCCCCACCCTGCATGATGCCTTGCGGGCGGGGCATCCGGTGGAGGCTCCGGGCAGCGGCGTGGCCGCTGATTCGCTCGCCCCCCGCAAGGTGGGGTCACTCATGTTCCCGCTGGCCCAGCGCTATATCCACAGCGCCATCCTCGTGCCCGATGCCGCCATCAGCGCGGCGCAGCAGTCGCTCTGGAATGTGCTCCGCGTGGTGGCCGAACCGGGTGGTGCCACGGCGCTGGCGGCGCTGCTCTGCGGTGCCTACAGGCCGGCGAAGGATGAGCGGGTGGCGGTGCTGCTTTGCGGCGCCAATACCACGGCCGTGTCCTTCACCTGAGGGGCTTGGGCCCCGGCAGCGTTCAGCTCATGGATTCGAAAAGATCCGCGAGCTTGCTCCACAGCCAGCCGATCACCAGCAGCACCAGCGGCAGCGGCAGGGAGGTGAGGATCGTTGTGACGAAGCTGACGGCGTTCACCTCGGTCGGCATGGGACGCGGCAAGCCGAGCCAGTCCATCGCATCAACGACGCTGAGCCACGTCCAGCCCTGACCGGTCACGAAGCCGTAGGCCTGGTACAACACCACGGCCACGGCAGCGGCAACGAAGAGAAGGGCCAGGCCGTTGCACAGGATGCTGGCGAGATTGAAGCCCTCGCCGCCCGCCGTCCCGGTCTTTTCATGCTTGTCCGTCATCGCTCTGCCCCCTCTTGGCGCCGTCGGCGGCCGTCTTGCGCCGCTTGATATTGGCCTTGAGCGCCTTGGCCAGCCGGCCCGTGCGGGCCGCCTTCTGTGTCGCCTTGGGAGTTTCGGGCCGTTTCATGGGTCCATTGTGCCCGGTGGGGGAGGTCTGTCAACGGGCGGGTTGCACTTGCGGAAAGGCTGTGGCATGAGCGCCCCGCGTAGCCGCTCCGGCGCTTCGCCCTGGCGTTTCAATGCTGCCGTAGCTCAGTGGTAGAGCACTCCCTTGGTAAGGGAGAGGTCGAGAGTTCGATCCTCTCTGGCAGCACCAGCCTACTTCTTGTAATTGCTAAAAAACGGCTGGTGGTTCTGGATGGCTGAGCGCGGCAGAGGCAACTGAGTTAGACTTAAGGAAATACGAGCGGCAGGAACGCCAGCGCTGTAGTCAAACAGTAGCACTCGGGACGAGATTGTTGACGTAGGTAATCTCAGTCGTAAGAATCTGAGCTACATAGAATACAGGGGGCGGGGACATTCGGCTTTATCACAGATATGTCAGATCGCGACACCATCCCAACCGATACATCAATCATCCGCAGGCATCTACTTCAAAACAGGCGGGCGCTGATTGACACCGGCAACAGGAACCGGCTCGTCAATTTTCCGATTGGAAGCTCGAAGGCAAAGTCCATCGAGATTTTTGATGAACTCTCCGATGAAGTTTTTCGCATTCTGTATTCAGAAGGGCGGAAGATGTCTTTCGATCCTGGAAGGGCAAGTTCAGCAGCAACTGAAGACTCTGACATTTTGCTTTTGCCCGACATATTGTCGGAAGACGTTGACGAAAGTCGCTATACCGACACGAAGCTCCAAACCAAGCTGACGCCCGAAGGATTGCAAAAGAGGCTAACGGGACTTTATCGTGACGCAAGGACTGTTGAGCAAGAGCAAGGCATAGAAATTCTGTTCTTGGCCTTAGGTTTCTTGCAGTGGTTTGAAGATCCAAAGTCGCAGGAACCTCGTCACGCTCCGCTTGTCTTGCTTCCAGTGGAACTCGTTCGTGACAACGTTAGATCTGCATACAAGCTGCAGCTGAGGGAACAGGATTTGTCCCACAACATCGGTTTGGAGGAAAGGCTGAAACAAGATCTCGGCATAAGTCTGCCTCCTCTTCCCGAAGATGAAAACTGGCTGCCGAGTGCATATTTTCAATCCGTTGGAGATACTATTCGTAGCCAGGAAAGATGGACCATTAGGCCAAACCAAATTGCGCTGGGCTTCTTCTCCTTCACCAAGATCGCTATGTTTCATGATCTTGATCCAGATGTATGGAAAGGCGATGAACTTGCGAAACATCCGCTTATCCGCGGACTTCTGAATGATGGCTTTCCGGAGGAAGAAAGGTTATTTCCCGAAGGTGCAAGCGTAGACCAAATAATCCCAGCCGCAGATACCTTCCACGTTGTTGACGCTGACAGCTCCCAGGCACTTGTTGTCGAGGCAATAAGACGAGGCAGAGACCTCGTTGTCCAAGGACCGCCCGGAACAGGGAAATCCCAGACTATTGCAAATGTGGTCGCAGCAGCCGTGATGGATGGTAAGAAGGTCTTATTTGTCTCTGAGAAAATTGCGGCTCTCAAAGTCGTGCATGATCGCCTTCGAAAGGTAGGCCTGTCCCCAGTCTGCCTGGAGCTACACAGCCGAAACGCCAATAAGAAAGCCGTAGTTGAGGAGTTAGGAAGGACTCTGGCAACGCCATTGCCTCAACAAACTGAGGGAGAGCTACCGCAACGCTTGCAGGTTATACGTGATACCCTCAACACGCAAAGCAATCTATTAAACACAGTCTTCGACGACACTGGAACAACACCTTTCGAAGCGCTAGGAATGCAAGTCTACTTGTCGTCCCAAGGCGTGAAGCCACCTCATTTTGAGATAGAAAAGGCCGCGATTTGGTCAAATGACGAATTTCGCAAGATTCTAGATTCCTGTTCTGATTATATTGAATCGGTCGCTAGTGAAGGATTGGCTAGGGAGCATCCGTGGCGTGGCATTGGGAACGTTCTCATTCAGCCGTCGGAACTTCAACGCTGGCAAGCGAAGCTATCTGCACTAGCAGAGCGCTTGATCGAATTTTCTCGAGAGACTCAAAAACTCTACAGCGAGCTGTCGCTAACCGGTCCACACACTTTCTTGTCCGCAGCCGTAGTTGTTCAAGTGCTCTCAGCATTACAGAAGCGTCCTTGGCCAGATGCCCAATTGCCGAGATCTTTGAGACAGGGGGGAAGTCGTCAAAAGTTATTGGATTGCTTTGATGTGGTTGAGGACTTCGATGTTGAAGTTCGTCGCGTGTCAGCTTGGTTCAACGACAGTGTTTACAACATCGAACCGCGCCCATTGCGCGATCTAATCGCAGAAAAATCCCGATCTATGCTTGGGCGATTGTCGCCTTCGTATAAGCGTGCCCTCGAGGAATACAGGCGGGTCTCGTCTAATCCTGTTCCGGAACAGCCTTTGGAAATGGTGAAGCGACTCGATTGTCTGGTTGCTGCAATAGAAAAGGAACCGCTTGCTCGCAGCGCCGGGACACTACTGCAAGAACATCTGGGGACTGCGTGGCAGGAAGCACGACTTAACAAGTCGACGGTAATGGAGATCTTCGACTGGCTTGCGACTGTGGAAAAACTGCCACCTGCAATGGCATCGGCCGTATTCGGATTTCAAGGTTCGGTGCGAACGGTGACGAGCTCTCTTGATATCTATGAGAAGGAGCGAGAAGAGCTGCTCACTCTGTCGACAAATGTCGTTAGTGAAATTCAATTGACGTGGCCCAGCCAGTCCAGCGCGGAAGTGCAGTCGATCCCGCTAGA
The nucleotide sequence above comes from Hyphomicrobiales bacterium. Encoded proteins:
- a CDS encoding threonine/serine dehydratase, whose translation is MSDTPVIDRAAIAAAYPRFAPHIRRTPVVRVAAEDFGLDLPPLTFKLEFLQHTGSFKGRGAFANLTLRDVPGAGVTAASGGNHGAAVAYAAQRLGHAARIFVPAISSPAKQALIRSYGAELVVGGDRYDEALAGCEAHAAISGALKVHAFEQRETLLGQGSVALELEEQAPDIDTLLVATGGGGLIGGIAAWVEDRVRIVSVEPELAPTLHDALRAGHPVEAPGSGVAADSLAPRKVGSLMFPLAQRYIHSAILVPDAAISAAQQSLWNVLRVVAEPGGATALAALLCGAYRPAKDERVAVLLCGANTTAVSFT
- a CDS encoding DUF4011 domain-containing protein, with translation MSDRDTIPTDTSIIRRHLLQNRRALIDTGNRNRLVNFPIGSSKAKSIEIFDELSDEVFRILYSEGRKMSFDPGRASSAATEDSDILLLPDILSEDVDESRYTDTKLQTKLTPEGLQKRLTGLYRDARTVEQEQGIEILFLALGFLQWFEDPKSQEPRHAPLVLLPVELVRDNVRSAYKLQLREQDLSHNIGLEERLKQDLGISLPPLPEDENWLPSAYFQSVGDTIRSQERWTIRPNQIALGFFSFTKIAMFHDLDPDVWKGDELAKHPLIRGLLNDGFPEEERLFPEGASVDQIIPAADTFHVVDADSSQALVVEAIRRGRDLVVQGPPGTGKSQTIANVVAAAVMDGKKVLFVSEKIAALKVVHDRLRKVGLSPVCLELHSRNANKKAVVEELGRTLATPLPQQTEGELPQRLQVIRDTLNTQSNLLNTVFDDTGTTPFEALGMQVYLSSQGVKPPHFEIEKAAIWSNDEFRKILDSCSDYIESVASEGLAREHPWRGIGNVLIQPSELQRWQAKLSALAERLIEFSRETQKLYSELSLTGPHTFLSAAVVVQVLSALQKRPWPDAQLPRSLRQGGSRQKLLDCFDVVEDFDVEVRRVSAWFNDSVYNIEPRPLRDLIAEKSRSMLGRLSPSYKRALEEYRRVSSNPVPEQPLEMVKRLDCLVAAIEKEPLARSAGTLLQEHLGTAWQEARLNKSTVMEIFDWLATVEKLPPAMASAVFGFQGSVRTVTSSLDIYEKEREELLTLSTNVVSEIQLTWPSQSSAEVQSIPLDELGVKFRTLANSTEKYVGWCKLSRALATMENCGAGRLLEEVESGRILPTQMRDVVCFLRYEGIWNRAIKTRPGLAELEGQQRTKLVEEFRQLDIKRLSLATKQILFKHGQEMPRGSMGQMGIIRGEIGRQRGLMPVRKLMARAGSVLQQIKPVMLMSPLSVAQFLPPGSVTFDLLVMDEASQIKPEDALGAIARCRQLAVVGDKKQLPPTSFFDRMMNDEEIDEDEEDSAAAVLPSAIEMESILTLCEARGLPSRMLRWHYRSRHPSLIVVSNQEFYENNLFLPPSPNYVRGRDGFVARRVSGSYDRGGTRRNEIEAREVVKAIVDHAQRFPSRSLGVVTFSMAQKTLIEDLLENERRQNSKLEKFVTDSVHEPLFVKNLETVQGDERDVIFVSVGYGPRKPQTGLDSMAWPSGW